From Paraflavitalea devenefica, the proteins below share one genomic window:
- a CDS encoding thioredoxin-like domain-containing protein: MKHLLSIIFLIVPVLLSAQDTFHLKGHVAAWKGTKEIRLSYLNNGKIVQDSTWAIDGRFAFTGAISQPEEAYMALRDTGKGRRDMINIFLGKGTILVNATDSLAHATIKGVAVAEDHQYLKNSAAPLMKRLGDLKLQAVKTTPAERTTQAFKDLEKEYYGLLDSVKQIRIHFIKTHPASYMSLVTIKGMAGPAIEYAQIAPLFNILNPEVRNTPLGREMAQKLAVAKTTRIGEALPAFTSFDTARSALKLDDVLKNSKYTLVDFWASWCKPCRMENPNVVKAYNAFHEKGFNIISVSLDDKAAPWIAAIHKDGMPWYHVSGLQGWKEPVALLYGIAAVPDNFLLDANGKVVARGLKGEALYKKLETVLKN; encoded by the coding sequence ATGAAACATCTACTGTCAATAATCTTTTTGATCGTTCCGGTTCTCCTGTCCGCGCAGGACACCTTTCACCTCAAAGGCCATGTAGCTGCCTGGAAAGGAACAAAAGAAATACGCCTGTCTTACCTGAACAATGGTAAAATCGTACAGGATTCGACATGGGCGATAGATGGCCGCTTTGCATTTACCGGTGCCATCAGCCAGCCGGAGGAAGCCTACATGGCCCTGAGGGATACAGGCAAAGGCCGCAGGGACATGATCAATATCTTCCTGGGAAAAGGGACCATCCTGGTCAATGCCACAGATTCACTCGCGCATGCGACCATAAAAGGCGTTGCGGTAGCCGAAGATCACCAATACCTGAAAAATAGTGCCGCGCCTTTAATGAAACGGTTAGGCGATCTGAAATTGCAGGCCGTTAAAACCACACCTGCTGAAAGAACAACACAGGCATTCAAAGACCTGGAGAAAGAATACTATGGGCTGCTGGATTCTGTCAAACAGATCAGGATCCATTTTATCAAAACCCATCCGGCTTCCTATATGTCACTCGTAACCATAAAAGGAATGGCCGGCCCGGCTATAGAATATGCGCAGATAGCGCCCCTTTTTAACATCCTTAACCCTGAAGTACGCAATACCCCGCTTGGGCGGGAGATGGCCCAAAAGCTGGCAGTGGCAAAAACAACCAGGATAGGCGAAGCGCTGCCGGCTTTTACTTCTTTTGATACCGCACGAAGCGCTCTGAAACTGGACGACGTATTGAAGAACAGCAAATACACGTTGGTCGATTTCTGGGCCAGTTGGTGCAAGCCCTGCCGAATGGAAAACCCGAATGTAGTAAAAGCCTATAACGCCTTTCATGAAAAAGGGTTCAACATCATCAGTGTTTCGCTCGATGATAAGGCGGCGCCCTGGATAGCAGCTATTCATAAAGATGGAATGCCCTGGTACCATGTATCCGGGTTACAGGGATGGAAAGAACCGGTAGCCCTATTATACGGCATCGCAGCCGTGCCTGATAATTTCCTCCTCGATGCCAATGGAAAAGTAGTTGCGCGGGGATTGAAGGGAGAGGCATTGTATAAAAAACTGGAAACGGTCTTAAAGAACTAA
- a CDS encoding SusC/RagA family TonB-linked outer membrane protein, whose translation MQIKGIARLGFQEGGTQPTWLCASVRQQVKKTLRMMKLTAFLLLTGFLHVSANSLSQTVTYTASNTSLQQVFEAVKQQTGYVFFYKPADLQQARPVTIVARQLPLEKFMDQVLNGQQLDYFIESQTIVVRKKIVAADAAKTAGMDQQPALPQEIKGVLLHADTREPLFRATVLIKGTQTFVVTDKNGAFSIPAKAGDVLVISYVGFQSKEIKITAAQAGIIMLAPANSVLDEAVVQAYGITSRRVSTSNITKVSGKELNNAPVTNPLAALQGRVPGMVITQTSGVPGAAFKVQIRGRTQVDATYGANDEPLYIIDGVPFATGNASISRVSSAISVVGISGLSPFSTINMADIESIEVLKDADATAIYGSRGASGVILITTRKGKTGTTRFDINVNRGGSKAPLPDLLTTKEYVAMRKEAFANDNKAMTTTNAYDILLWDTTRDHNLARQLIGGTAKFTSAQASISGGANLVQYLVGGGFNQETNVYPDELPNTRGSAHFNITARSADQKFTANITGNYTSARNETVSSDLASKLMLPPNYLLYDAAGDLAWNEKGIVTDNPLAYLKQQYTAKTANLLANVTLAYKIMPDLNIRTSVGYNAVRVDEVKIMPKAAQNPANITTGTSFFGNSNFKSWIVEPQADYMVFLGKGKLNALAGGTFQYQKNDGYNFTVNGYTSDDFLGTLIGISGSNVINPSSSESEYKYLAFFGRLNYNYDNTYILNLSGRRDGSSRFGPNYRFSNFGAVGAAWVFTNERFMRNVRVLSFGKLRASYGVTGNDQIGDYKYIDAYSSNTFAPTYRDSTALIPSALYKPDLHWERNKKLEVAVELGFGQDRFLVSAAWYRNRSNDPLVLYPLSNVTGFPNIATNLNGVVVDNTGFEISLSTVNIKNQAFEWTTNFNMTIPKNKLVAFPGLEQSSYATKYIVGQSLNIGIMADHIGVDPQTGLHKIADLDTNGLFNSPADMRPLFHTDPKIYGGLQNTFRFRQFECSFLLQYHRQMSPNWLSSLLYNNPIGGMWNVPDAVSDRWQKPGDITNTQKFTTNNSAANSLLGNYASYFSDLRYSDASYIRLKNVSLSYSLPPSWLKKIKFTNARIYLLAQNLYTFTPYKGGDPETVYLTRLPPLRTVTAGVQLNF comes from the coding sequence ATGCAAATTAAGGGCATTGCCCGCCTGGGTTTTCAGGAAGGCGGGACTCAACCAACCTGGCTGTGCGCTTCTGTAAGGCAGCAGGTGAAAAAGACACTGCGCATGATGAAATTAACTGCTTTTCTCCTCCTCACAGGTTTCCTGCACGTCAGCGCCAACAGCCTGTCGCAAACAGTTACCTATACGGCTTCCAATACTTCCCTGCAGCAGGTATTTGAAGCAGTGAAACAGCAAACCGGTTATGTGTTCTTTTATAAACCTGCCGATCTGCAACAGGCCAGGCCGGTCACCATAGTTGCCCGTCAGTTACCGCTGGAGAAATTTATGGACCAGGTATTGAATGGGCAGCAGTTGGATTACTTTATTGAGAGCCAGACAATCGTTGTACGTAAGAAAATAGTAGCGGCTGATGCGGCTAAAACCGCCGGTATGGACCAGCAGCCCGCCTTGCCACAGGAGATCAAAGGAGTGTTGCTGCATGCAGATACCCGGGAGCCTTTGTTCCGCGCTACCGTGCTCATTAAAGGAACGCAAACATTTGTGGTGACCGATAAGAATGGCGCTTTTTCCATACCCGCCAAGGCAGGCGATGTATTGGTCATCTCCTATGTAGGTTTTCAATCCAAAGAAATAAAGATCACGGCGGCCCAGGCAGGTATCATTATGCTGGCGCCTGCTAACTCTGTACTGGATGAAGCCGTGGTGCAGGCCTATGGCATTACTTCCAGGAGGGTAAGCACCAGTAACATCACCAAAGTATCCGGGAAGGAATTGAACAATGCGCCGGTCACCAATCCGTTGGCGGCTTTACAGGGCAGGGTACCGGGTATGGTGATCACCCAAACCAGTGGTGTACCGGGTGCGGCCTTTAAAGTACAGATACGCGGCCGTACGCAGGTGGATGCAACCTATGGCGCTAATGACGAACCTTTATACATCATAGATGGCGTTCCCTTTGCTACGGGCAATGCGAGTATCAGTCGTGTCAGCTCCGCCATTTCAGTCGTTGGCATCAGCGGATTAAGCCCCTTCAGCACCATTAACATGGCCGATATTGAAAGCATTGAAGTACTCAAAGATGCCGATGCTACCGCTATCTATGGCAGCCGCGGCGCCAGCGGTGTTATCCTCATCACTACCCGCAAAGGGAAAACCGGTACTACCCGTTTTGATATCAATGTGAACAGGGGAGGCAGTAAAGCGCCCTTGCCCGATCTGCTCACGACCAAAGAATATGTGGCCATGCGTAAGGAAGCATTTGCCAATGACAACAAGGCCATGACCACTACCAATGCGTATGACATCCTGTTGTGGGACACTACCCGTGATCATAACCTCGCCAGGCAACTCATTGGTGGTACGGCTAAATTTACCAGCGCCCAGGCTTCCATTTCCGGTGGCGCCAACCTGGTGCAATACCTTGTGGGAGGCGGATTTAACCAGGAAACAAACGTATACCCCGATGAACTCCCCAATACCAGGGGCTCTGCGCACTTTAACATCACGGCCCGTTCTGCCGACCAGAAATTTACAGCGAACATTACCGGGAATTATACGTCTGCCAGGAATGAAACAGTGTCTTCAGACCTGGCCAGCAAACTCATGCTGCCGCCCAATTACCTGTTGTATGATGCTGCGGGTGATCTTGCCTGGAATGAAAAAGGGATTGTTACCGATAACCCGCTGGCCTACCTGAAACAGCAGTACACCGCCAAAACGGCTAACCTGTTGGCCAATGTAACGCTGGCGTACAAAATTATGCCCGATCTGAACATCAGGACCAGTGTTGGGTACAACGCAGTGCGGGTAGATGAAGTAAAAATAATGCCCAAAGCGGCCCAGAACCCTGCCAACATTACTACCGGCACCTCCTTTTTTGGTAACAGTAACTTTAAGAGCTGGATCGTGGAGCCCCAGGCCGATTACATGGTCTTCCTGGGCAAAGGCAAGCTCAATGCACTGGCAGGCGGTACCTTCCAATACCAGAAAAATGATGGGTACAACTTTACGGTCAATGGATATACCAGTGATGATTTCCTCGGCACGCTCATTGGCATATCCGGCTCCAATGTGATCAATCCTTCCAGCAGTGAAAGCGAATACAAATACCTTGCTTTCTTTGGTCGTCTTAACTACAATTATGACAATACCTACATCCTCAACCTCTCCGGCCGCCGGGATGGTTCCAGCCGCTTTGGGCCTAATTACCGTTTCTCTAATTTCGGCGCCGTAGGCGCGGCCTGGGTATTTACCAATGAGCGATTTATGAGGAACGTTCGGGTCCTTAGCTTTGGTAAACTGCGCGCCAGCTATGGCGTAACCGGTAATGACCAGATAGGCGATTACAAATACATTGATGCTTATTCCTCCAATACATTTGCTCCTACTTACCGTGATTCCACCGCGCTCATTCCTTCGGCCTTATATAAACCCGATCTGCATTGGGAAAGGAACAAGAAGCTGGAAGTAGCTGTGGAGCTGGGTTTCGGGCAGGACCGTTTCCTCGTATCAGCCGCCTGGTACAGGAACCGTTCCAATGACCCACTTGTACTATACCCCTTGTCAAACGTCACAGGATTTCCCAACATAGCCACCAATCTCAATGGGGTGGTGGTAGACAATACTGGTTTTGAGATCAGTTTGAGTACGGTGAACATAAAAAACCAGGCCTTTGAATGGACCACCAACTTCAACATGACCATTCCTAAAAATAAACTGGTGGCGTTTCCCGGCCTGGAACAGTCCAGCTATGCTACTAAGTATATAGTCGGTCAATCCTTAAACATTGGCATCATGGCCGATCATATCGGGGTTGATCCGCAAACAGGTTTGCATAAGATAGCTGATCTGGACACCAATGGTCTTTTTAATTCTCCCGCCGACATGAGGCCGCTTTTCCATACAGATCCCAAAATATATGGCGGCCTGCAAAATACCTTCCGGTTCAGGCAATTTGAATGCAGTTTCCTGCTGCAATACCACCGGCAAATGAGCCCGAACTGGCTATCTTCTTTACTCTATAACAATCCCATTGGCGGTATGTGGAATGTGCCTGATGCGGTATCCGATCGCTGGCAAAAGCCCGGCGACATCACCAATACCCAAAAGTTTACCACCAATAACTCTGCGGCGAATTCTTTATTAGGTAACTATGCTTCCTACTTTTCAGACCTGCGCTACTCAGATGCTTCTTACATCAGGCTGAAGAACGTATCCCTTTCTTATAGCCTGCCGCCCTCCTGGCTGAAGAAAATAAAATTCACCAATGCACGGATATACCTCCTGGCGCAGAACCTGTATACGTTTACGCCTTACAAAGGCGGCGATCCCGAAACAGTATACCTTACCCGGCTACCGCCCTTGCGTACCGTTACAGCAGGCGTTCAACTCAATTTTTAA
- a CDS encoding RagB/SusD family nutrient uptake outer membrane protein, which yields MNMKSNKPSISSLFNSLPALLLVIVINAGCNKMIDVELPAGTFNTDITFKDDGSAHTAMRGIYASMMNVLGTGPFSGGLSGNLGLSSDELIRSTYSADQQLFLDNNLNAEVSSNLSSLWAPFYNYIYQANNIYVNVEKSTGITAPVKDQLTGEARFIRALCYFYLVNLYDSVPLALATDYRTNNLLSRSGPEKIYAQILEDLQYAQQKIGFAFTAQGTRLRPNHYTVAALLARVHLYRKSWAEAEAAATTVIAAGHYILDSLNGVFQTNSRETILSVGNAGSNIYTSEGGRITGSGAGNTQFRLSDYFINEFEANDQRKVKWTRTGGGGIAPFKYKTFSNTQTGAKPESTVIMRLAEQFLIRAEARAQQDKLTEAIADLDSLRNRAGLPLIAVTNPSISKDDLLQAIYHERMVELFSELGHRWFDVIRTGQANTIFKARKPGWKEGISVLYPIPASERQFNPNLTQNKGYE from the coding sequence ATGAACATGAAATCGAACAAGCCATCAATCTCCTCCCTGTTCAATAGCCTGCCGGCTTTGCTGCTGGTGATCGTCATCAACGCCGGTTGTAATAAAATGATAGATGTAGAGTTGCCCGCCGGCACGTTCAATACCGATATCACTTTCAAAGATGATGGTTCGGCGCATACGGCCATGCGCGGTATCTACGCCAGCATGATGAACGTATTGGGTACAGGTCCTTTTTCCGGCGGCCTGTCCGGCAACCTCGGCCTCAGTTCCGACGAATTGATCAGGTCTACCTACAGCGCCGACCAGCAATTGTTTTTGGACAATAACCTCAATGCCGAAGTAAGCAGTAATCTCAGCTCCTTATGGGCGCCTTTCTACAACTACATCTACCAGGCCAATAACATCTATGTGAATGTAGAAAAGTCAACCGGTATCACAGCGCCTGTGAAAGACCAGTTAACAGGAGAGGCGAGGTTCATCCGGGCGCTCTGTTACTTTTACCTCGTTAACTTATACGATTCGGTACCGCTGGCGCTGGCGACCGATTACCGTACCAATAACCTGCTGTCCCGTTCGGGCCCGGAGAAAATATATGCACAAATACTGGAAGACCTTCAGTACGCACAACAGAAGATCGGCTTCGCTTTTACAGCGCAGGGCACCAGGCTTCGCCCCAATCACTATACGGTGGCGGCCTTGCTGGCCAGGGTACACCTGTACCGGAAAAGCTGGGCGGAGGCAGAAGCCGCGGCTACTACAGTGATCGCAGCTGGGCATTATATCCTTGACTCCCTGAATGGTGTATTCCAAACCAATTCAAGGGAAACCATTCTGTCTGTAGGCAATGCAGGCAGCAACATCTATACCAGTGAAGGCGGTAGAATAACAGGCAGTGGCGCCGGCAATACCCAGTTCAGGTTAAGCGACTACTTCATCAATGAGTTTGAAGCCAATGACCAGCGGAAAGTGAAATGGACACGCACCGGCGGCGGCGGTATAGCGCCTTTTAAATACAAAACCTTTTCCAATACGCAGACAGGCGCCAAACCGGAAAGCACCGTTATAATGCGCCTGGCCGAACAGTTCCTCATACGGGCGGAAGCGAGAGCACAGCAGGATAAATTAACAGAAGCCATTGCCGACCTGGATTCTTTACGCAACCGAGCCGGTTTGCCTTTGATAGCAGTCACCAATCCATCCATCAGTAAGGACGATCTGCTACAGGCCATCTACCATGAACGTATGGTAGAGCTCTTTTCTGAGCTTGGTCACCGTTGGTTCGATGTGATCCGTACAGGGCAGGCCAACACCATCTTTAAAGCCCGCAAGCCAGGCTGGAAAGAAGGAATCTCTGTACTGTATCCCATCCCCGCCTCCGAAAGACAATTCAACCCCAACTTAACACAGAACAAAGGATATGAATAA